In one window of Gemmatimonadota bacterium DNA:
- a CDS encoding serine/threonine protein kinase, producing the protein MARDLLPLVRQALTGRYSIEREVGRGGAARVFLAHTPGGAPVALKVLHPQLAASITADRFLREIELASQLSHPRIARLLDYGEGDWLLWYVMEYVPGPSLRQHLERVRRVPVADTVRLAHDLCGALGAAHARGIVHRDVKPENIVVSPEGAVLVDFGIAKAVAAAGSDRLTRSGFAVGTSTYMSPEQITGFDGIDPRSDLYSLACVLFECLAGHPPYDDPFEDLVLTRHQTAPVPDIRPLRPDTPESLAAVVERALAKDRADRWAGAAEMAAALPSLAHI; encoded by the coding sequence ATGGCCCGCGATCTACTCCCGCTGGTGCGGCAGGCCCTGACCGGGCGCTACAGTATCGAGCGCGAGGTCGGCCGGGGCGGCGCGGCCCGGGTCTTCCTGGCGCACACGCCGGGGGGCGCCCCGGTGGCGCTCAAGGTGCTGCACCCGCAGCTCGCCGCCAGCATCACCGCCGACCGCTTCCTGCGCGAGATCGAGCTTGCCTCCCAGCTCAGTCACCCCCGGATCGCCCGGCTGCTCGACTACGGCGAGGGGGACTGGCTGCTGTGGTACGTCATGGAGTACGTGCCGGGACCCTCGCTGCGCCAGCACCTGGAACGGGTGCGCCGGGTGCCGGTCGCGGACACGGTCCGGCTGGCCCACGACCTCTGCGGCGCCCTGGGCGCTGCCCACGCCAGGGGCATTGTCCACCGCGACGTCAAGCCGGAGAACATCGTGGTCTCCCCGGAAGGCGCGGTGCTGGTGGACTTCGGGATCGCCAAGGCGGTGGCCGCGGCGGGCTCCGACCGGCTGACCCGCAGCGGCTTTGCCGTGGGGACCTCCACCTACATGAGCCCCGAGCAGATCACCGGCTTCGACGGCATCGACCCGCGGTCGGACCTCTATTCCCTGGCCTGCGTGCTCTTCGAGTGCCTGGCGGGCCACCCGCCCTACGACGATCCCTTCGAGGACCTGGTGCTCACCAGGCACCAGACCGCGCCGGTCCCCGACATCCGTCCGTTGCGGCCGGACACCCCCGAGTCCCTCGCCGCCGTCGTGGAGCGCGCGCTGGCCAAGGACCGGGCCGACCGCTGGGCCGGCGCCGCCGAGATGGCCGCGGCGCTGCCTTCCCTCG